One Myxococcaceae bacterium JPH2 DNA window includes the following coding sequences:
- a CDS encoding acyltransferase family protein — protein MDATLPPLRRAVFRLAEWGAALSASYHRARLMGVEHLPTQGAALLVGNHGVWGYETPAFFHLLHAATGRHAQGLAERGFFRIPVVRTVLPWLGGMEGTRENGLAALRQGQLVVCYPGGAHETFKLPRARYRLRWERTLGFVRLAARAGVPVIPFAGFGVDDTFWWLPPAERLRVRLAAGEQYRLPLLVGPRPVRLTFAVGAPHAPPPEDAPEPRLRAFRERLAASVRLLLLRACHDD, from the coding sequence GTGGACGCCACACTTCCGCCCCTGCGCCGCGCCGTATTCCGCCTCGCGGAATGGGGGGCCGCCCTGTCCGCGAGCTATCACCGCGCCAGGCTGATGGGAGTCGAGCACCTGCCCACGCAAGGGGCGGCGCTCCTGGTGGGAAACCATGGCGTGTGGGGGTACGAGACCCCGGCCTTCTTTCATTTGCTACATGCCGCCACAGGTCGTCATGCGCAGGGATTGGCCGAGCGAGGCTTCTTCCGCATCCCCGTGGTGCGCACCGTCCTTCCCTGGCTGGGAGGCATGGAGGGCACGCGTGAGAATGGACTGGCGGCGCTGCGCCAGGGCCAGCTGGTGGTCTGCTATCCCGGCGGAGCACATGAGACGTTCAAGCTGCCACGCGCGCGGTACCGATTGCGCTGGGAGCGGACGCTGGGCTTCGTCCGGTTGGCCGCGCGAGCCGGAGTGCCCGTCATTCCTTTCGCGGGCTTTGGCGTGGATGACACCTTCTGGTGGCTGCCCCCAGCGGAGCGCCTGCGCGTGAGGCTGGCGGCAGGAGAGCAATATCGGCTGCCGCTCCTCGTGGGGCCCCGGCCCGTGAGGCTCACCTTCGCCGTGGGGGCGCCGCATGCCCCGCCGCCGGAAGACGCCCCCGAGCCACGCCTGCGAGCCTTTCGCGAACGACTGGCGGCCAGCGTGCGGCTGCTGCTATTGAGGGCCTGTCATGACGACTGA